One stretch of Paroedura picta isolate Pp20150507F chromosome 13, Ppicta_v3.0, whole genome shotgun sequence DNA includes these proteins:
- the AP1B1 gene encoding AP-1 complex subunit beta-1 isoform X2 yields the protein MTDSKYFTTTKKGEIFELKAELNSDKKEKKKEAVKKVIASMTVGKDVSALFPDVVNCMQTDNLELKKLVYLYLMNYAKSQPDMAIMAVNTFVKDCEDPNPLIRALAVRTMGCIRVDKITEYLCEPLRKCLKDEDPYVRKTAAVCVAKLHDINAQLVEDQGFLDTLKDLISDSNPMVVANAVAALSEIAESHPSSNLLDLNPQSINKLLTALNECTEWGQIFILDCLANYMPKDDREAQSICERVTPRLSHANSAVVLSAVKVLMKFMEMLSKDLDYYGTLLKKLAPPLVTLLSAEPELQYVALRNINLIVQKRPEILKHEMKVFFVKYNDPIYVKLEKLDIMIRLASQANIAQVLAELKEYATEVDVDFVRKAVRAIGRCAIKVEQSAERCVSTLLDLIQTKVNYVVQEAIVVIKDIFRKYPNKYESVIATLCENLDSLDEPEARAAMIWIVGEYAERIDNADELLESFLEGFHDESTQVQLQLLTAIVKLFLKKPTETQELVQQVLSLATQDSDNPDLRDRGYIYWRLLSTDPVAAKEVVLAEKPLISEETDLIEPTLLDELICYIGTLASVYHKPPSAFVEGSRGIVHKSLPPRTGSSESAESPDVAPAGAPPSEQPAVIPTQGDLLGDLLNLDLGPPVSGPPIATSSVQMGAVDLLGGGLDSLMGGPSFAAPSAVMPQNLGAPLGGGLGDLFDLAGSVGTLSGSYVAPKTVWLPAVKAKGLEISGTFSRQVGSISMDLVLANKALQVMSDFAIQFNRNSFGLAPAAPLQVHAPLAPNQSVEISLPLNTVGSVMKMDPLNNLQVAVKNNIDVFYFSTLYPLHILFVEDGKMERQMFLATWKDIPNENEAQFQIKDCPLGADVVSSKLQGSNIFTIAKRNVEGQDMLYQSLKLTNGIWVLAELRIQPGNPNFTLSLKCRAPEVAQHVFQAYETILKN from the exons CGCTCTCTTCCCGGATGTGGTCAATTGCATGCAGACTGACAATCTGGAGCTGAAGAAGCTGGTTTACCTTTACCTGATGAATTATGCCAAGAGCCAGCCAGATATGGCCATCATGGCTGTGAATACGTTTGTCAAG GACTGTGAAGACCCGAACCCTCTCATCCGGGCCCTGGCCGTGCGCACAATGGGCTGCATCCGGGTTGATAAGATAACAGAGTATCTGTGCGAGCCGCTGAGGAAGTGCTTGAAGGACGAGGATCCCTACGTGCGCAAGACAGCAGCGGTCTGCGTGGCAAAGCTTCATGACATCAATGCGCAGTTAGTGGAGGACCAGGGCTTTCTGGACACCTTGAAGGACCTCATATCAGATTCCAACCCGATG GTGGTAGCTAACGCAGTCGCAGCCCTCTCGGAGATAGCAGAATCCCACCCGAGCAGCAACCTGCTGGACTTGAACCCGCAGTCAATCAACAAGCTGCTGACAGCCCTGAATGAATGCACCGAATGGGGCCAGATCTTCATCCTCGACTGCCTGGCCAACTACATGCCCAAGGACGACCGCGAGGCCCAGAG CATCTGTGAGCGTGTGACACCCCGGCTGTCCCACGCCAACTCTGCCGTAGTCCTGTCGGCTGTGAAAGTGTTGATGAAGTTCATGGAGATGCTCTCCAAGGACCTGGATTATTACGGCACGTTGCTGAAGAAACTGGCTCCCCCACTTGTCACCCTGCTGTCGGCGGAGCCCGAGCTGCAGTATGTGGCACTCCGGAATATCAACCTCATTGTGCAGAAAAG GCCTGAAATCCTGAAACACGAGATGAAAGTTTTCTTTGTGAAGTACAACGACCCGATCTACGTCAAACTGGAGAAACTGGACATCATGATCCGCCTTGCCTCCCAAGCTAACATCGCACAG GTGCTTGCCGAGCTGAAGGAGTACGCAACAGAAGTAGACGTGGACTTTGTGAGAAAAGCTGTCCGAGCCATTGGCCGCTGCGCCATCAAGGTCGAG CAATCTGCCGAGCGCTGTGTGAGCACGCTCCTCGACCTCATCCAAACCAAGGTCAACTACGTGGTGCAGGAGGCCATCGTTGTCATCAAGGACATTTTCCGCAAGTACCCCAACAA GTATGAGAGTGTGATCGCCACCCTGTGTGAGAACCTGGACTCCCTCGATGAGCCGGAGGCCCGAGCCGCTATGATCTGGATTGTGGGAGAGTACGCGGAACGCATTGACAATGCAGACGAGCTGCTCGAGAGTTTTCTGGAGGGGTTCCACGACGAGAGCACCCAG GTGCAGCTGCAGTTGCTGACGGCCATCGTCAAACTTTTCCTCAAGAAGCCCACGGAGACCCAGGAGCTTGTGCAGCAGGTTCTGAGCTTGGCCACGCAG GATTCGGACAACCCTGACCTGAGGGACCGTGGCTACATCTACTGGCGCCTGCTGTCCACCGATCCCGTGGCAGCTAAGGAAGTGGTCCTGGCAGAGAAGCCCCTCATCTCGGAGGAGACGGACCTGATCGAGCCCACTCTGCTGGATGAGTTGATCTGCTACATCGGCACGTTGGCCTCTGTCTATCACAAGCCTCCCAGCGCCTTCGTGGAGGGGAGCAGAGGCATCGTCCACAAGAGTCTCCCGCCCCGGACAGGCTC AAGCGAAAGCGCAGAAAGCCCGGACGTTGCACCTGCAGGGGCTCCCCCTTCTGAACAGCCTGCTGTCATCCCCACACAGGGTGACCTCCTAGGTGACCTCCTGAACCTCGACCTTGGACCACCAGTGAGTGGCCCTCCGATCGCCACGTCATCGGTGCAGATGGGAGCTGTGGACCTTCTGGGTGGTGGCCTGGACAGTCTC ATGGGAGGGCCCAGCTTTGCAGCTCCCAGTGCAGTCATGCCCCAAAACTTGGGGGCACCTCTCGGCGGTGGTTTAGGAGACCTCTTCGACCTGGCTGGCAGCGTGGGCACTTTGTCGGGATCTTACGTGGCTCCCAAAACG GTCTGGCTTCCGGCCGTGAAAGCCAAAGGCCTAGAGATTTCGGGGACCTTCAGCCGCCAGGTGGGCTCCATCTCCATGGATCTGGTCCTGGCCAACAAGGCCCTGCAGGTCATGTCTGACTTCGCCATCCAGTTCAACCGGAACAG CTTCGGTTTGGCCCCTGCTGCTCCTCTCCAAGTCCATGCCCCTCTTGCTCCCAACCAGAGCGTGGAGATCTCTCTTCCCCTCAACACGGTGGGCTCAGTTATGAAGATGGATCCCCTTAACAACCTTCAG GTGGCCGTGAAGAACAACATCGATGTGTTCTACTTCAGCACCCTCTACCCCCTGCACATCCTGTTCGTCGAAGACGGGAAAATGG AACGGCAGATGTTCCTGGCAACCTGGAAGGACATCCCCAATGAGAATGAAGCCCAATTTCAGATTAAAGACTGTCCTCTCGGCGCAG ATGTGGTTAGTAGCAAACTACAGGGCAGCAATATCTTCACCATCGCCAAGAGGAACGTGGAAGGACAAGATATGCTGTACCAGTCGCTCAAGCTGACCAACGGCATCTGGGTCTTGGCTGAGCTTCGAATCCAGCCAGGGAATCCAAACTTCACG CTCTCCCTGAAGTGTCGTGCCCCTGAAGTCGCACAGCATGTTTTCCAAGCCTACGAAACCATCCTGAAGAACTGA
- the AP1B1 gene encoding AP-1 complex subunit beta-1 isoform X1, with protein sequence MTDSKYFTTTKKGEIFELKAELNSDKKEKKKEAVKKVIASMTVGKDVSALFPDVVNCMQTDNLELKKLVYLYLMNYAKSQPDMAIMAVNTFVKDCEDPNPLIRALAVRTMGCIRVDKITEYLCEPLRKCLKDEDPYVRKTAAVCVAKLHDINAQLVEDQGFLDTLKDLISDSNPMVVANAVAALSEIAESHPSSNLLDLNPQSINKLLTALNECTEWGQIFILDCLANYMPKDDREAQSICERVTPRLSHANSAVVLSAVKVLMKFMEMLSKDLDYYGTLLKKLAPPLVTLLSAEPELQYVALRNINLIVQKRPEILKHEMKVFFVKYNDPIYVKLEKLDIMIRLASQANIAQVLAELKEYATEVDVDFVRKAVRAIGRCAIKVEQSAERCVSTLLDLIQTKVNYVVQEAIVVIKDIFRKYPNKYESVIATLCENLDSLDEPEARAAMIWIVGEYAERIDNADELLESFLEGFHDESTQVQLQLLTAIVKLFLKKPTETQELVQQVLSLATQDSDNPDLRDRGYIYWRLLSTDPVAAKEVVLAEKPLISEETDLIEPTLLDELICYIGTLASVYHKPPSAFVEGSRGIVHKSLPPRTGSSESAESPDVAPAGAPPSEQPAVIPTQGDLLGDLLNLDLGPPVSGPPIATSSVQMGAVDLLGGGLDSLMGDESEGMGGPSFAAPSAVMPQNLGAPLGGGLGDLFDLAGSVGTLSGSYVAPKTVWLPAVKAKGLEISGTFSRQVGSISMDLVLANKALQVMSDFAIQFNRNSFGLAPAAPLQVHAPLAPNQSVEISLPLNTVGSVMKMDPLNNLQVAVKNNIDVFYFSTLYPLHILFVEDGKMERQMFLATWKDIPNENEAQFQIKDCPLGADVVSSKLQGSNIFTIAKRNVEGQDMLYQSLKLTNGIWVLAELRIQPGNPNFTLSLKCRAPEVAQHVFQAYETILKN encoded by the exons CGCTCTCTTCCCGGATGTGGTCAATTGCATGCAGACTGACAATCTGGAGCTGAAGAAGCTGGTTTACCTTTACCTGATGAATTATGCCAAGAGCCAGCCAGATATGGCCATCATGGCTGTGAATACGTTTGTCAAG GACTGTGAAGACCCGAACCCTCTCATCCGGGCCCTGGCCGTGCGCACAATGGGCTGCATCCGGGTTGATAAGATAACAGAGTATCTGTGCGAGCCGCTGAGGAAGTGCTTGAAGGACGAGGATCCCTACGTGCGCAAGACAGCAGCGGTCTGCGTGGCAAAGCTTCATGACATCAATGCGCAGTTAGTGGAGGACCAGGGCTTTCTGGACACCTTGAAGGACCTCATATCAGATTCCAACCCGATG GTGGTAGCTAACGCAGTCGCAGCCCTCTCGGAGATAGCAGAATCCCACCCGAGCAGCAACCTGCTGGACTTGAACCCGCAGTCAATCAACAAGCTGCTGACAGCCCTGAATGAATGCACCGAATGGGGCCAGATCTTCATCCTCGACTGCCTGGCCAACTACATGCCCAAGGACGACCGCGAGGCCCAGAG CATCTGTGAGCGTGTGACACCCCGGCTGTCCCACGCCAACTCTGCCGTAGTCCTGTCGGCTGTGAAAGTGTTGATGAAGTTCATGGAGATGCTCTCCAAGGACCTGGATTATTACGGCACGTTGCTGAAGAAACTGGCTCCCCCACTTGTCACCCTGCTGTCGGCGGAGCCCGAGCTGCAGTATGTGGCACTCCGGAATATCAACCTCATTGTGCAGAAAAG GCCTGAAATCCTGAAACACGAGATGAAAGTTTTCTTTGTGAAGTACAACGACCCGATCTACGTCAAACTGGAGAAACTGGACATCATGATCCGCCTTGCCTCCCAAGCTAACATCGCACAG GTGCTTGCCGAGCTGAAGGAGTACGCAACAGAAGTAGACGTGGACTTTGTGAGAAAAGCTGTCCGAGCCATTGGCCGCTGCGCCATCAAGGTCGAG CAATCTGCCGAGCGCTGTGTGAGCACGCTCCTCGACCTCATCCAAACCAAGGTCAACTACGTGGTGCAGGAGGCCATCGTTGTCATCAAGGACATTTTCCGCAAGTACCCCAACAA GTATGAGAGTGTGATCGCCACCCTGTGTGAGAACCTGGACTCCCTCGATGAGCCGGAGGCCCGAGCCGCTATGATCTGGATTGTGGGAGAGTACGCGGAACGCATTGACAATGCAGACGAGCTGCTCGAGAGTTTTCTGGAGGGGTTCCACGACGAGAGCACCCAG GTGCAGCTGCAGTTGCTGACGGCCATCGTCAAACTTTTCCTCAAGAAGCCCACGGAGACCCAGGAGCTTGTGCAGCAGGTTCTGAGCTTGGCCACGCAG GATTCGGACAACCCTGACCTGAGGGACCGTGGCTACATCTACTGGCGCCTGCTGTCCACCGATCCCGTGGCAGCTAAGGAAGTGGTCCTGGCAGAGAAGCCCCTCATCTCGGAGGAGACGGACCTGATCGAGCCCACTCTGCTGGATGAGTTGATCTGCTACATCGGCACGTTGGCCTCTGTCTATCACAAGCCTCCCAGCGCCTTCGTGGAGGGGAGCAGAGGCATCGTCCACAAGAGTCTCCCGCCCCGGACAGGCTC AAGCGAAAGCGCAGAAAGCCCGGACGTTGCACCTGCAGGGGCTCCCCCTTCTGAACAGCCTGCTGTCATCCCCACACAGGGTGACCTCCTAGGTGACCTCCTGAACCTCGACCTTGGACCACCAGTGAGTGGCCCTCCGATCGCCACGTCATCGGTGCAGATGGGAGCTGTGGACCTTCTGGGTGGTGGCCTGGACAGTCTC ATGGGGGACGAATCCGAAGGG ATGGGAGGGCCCAGCTTTGCAGCTCCCAGTGCAGTCATGCCCCAAAACTTGGGGGCACCTCTCGGCGGTGGTTTAGGAGACCTCTTCGACCTGGCTGGCAGCGTGGGCACTTTGTCGGGATCTTACGTGGCTCCCAAAACG GTCTGGCTTCCGGCCGTGAAAGCCAAAGGCCTAGAGATTTCGGGGACCTTCAGCCGCCAGGTGGGCTCCATCTCCATGGATCTGGTCCTGGCCAACAAGGCCCTGCAGGTCATGTCTGACTTCGCCATCCAGTTCAACCGGAACAG CTTCGGTTTGGCCCCTGCTGCTCCTCTCCAAGTCCATGCCCCTCTTGCTCCCAACCAGAGCGTGGAGATCTCTCTTCCCCTCAACACGGTGGGCTCAGTTATGAAGATGGATCCCCTTAACAACCTTCAG GTGGCCGTGAAGAACAACATCGATGTGTTCTACTTCAGCACCCTCTACCCCCTGCACATCCTGTTCGTCGAAGACGGGAAAATGG AACGGCAGATGTTCCTGGCAACCTGGAAGGACATCCCCAATGAGAATGAAGCCCAATTTCAGATTAAAGACTGTCCTCTCGGCGCAG ATGTGGTTAGTAGCAAACTACAGGGCAGCAATATCTTCACCATCGCCAAGAGGAACGTGGAAGGACAAGATATGCTGTACCAGTCGCTCAAGCTGACCAACGGCATCTGGGTCTTGGCTGAGCTTCGAATCCAGCCAGGGAATCCAAACTTCACG CTCTCCCTGAAGTGTCGTGCCCCTGAAGTCGCACAGCATGTTTTCCAAGCCTACGAAACCATCCTGAAGAACTGA